One genomic segment of Fibrobacter sp. UWH4 includes these proteins:
- the dtd gene encoding D-aminoacyl-tRNA deacylase, giving the protein MKFLIQRVLNAQVDIEGQTVGKIGKGYMILIGVGEEDTKEIADRLIHKMLALRIFADKNGKTNLSIKDVGGELLLVSQFTLYANCNKGNRPTFNGAGNPTLANELYEYIVAECKKEIPVVQTGKFGADMQVSLVNDGPFTIMLD; this is encoded by the coding sequence ATGAAATTCCTAATTCAGCGAGTATTGAACGCCCAGGTGGATATCGAAGGGCAGACTGTCGGCAAAATCGGCAAGGGCTACATGATTCTCATCGGCGTGGGCGAAGAAGATACCAAGGAAATCGCCGACAGGCTCATCCACAAGATGCTAGCGCTGCGCATCTTTGCCGACAAAAACGGCAAGACGAATCTTTCTATCAAGGACGTCGGCGGCGAGCTCCTGCTGGTCTCGCAATTTACGCTGTACGCCAACTGCAACAAGGGCAACCGCCCCACGTTCAACGGTGCAGGCAACCCGACTCTCGCAAACGAGCTCTACGAATACATCGTTGCCGAGTGCAAAAAAGAAATCCCCGTCGTGCAGACAGGGAAATTCGGCGCCGACATGCAGGTGAGCCTCGTAAACGACGGCCCCTTCACGATTATGCTGGATTAG
- a CDS encoding ThiF family adenylyltransferase: MGIEKGIFNRTSLLLGDDVMGNIYQKRVIIFGLGGVGSWCAESLVRSGIKELVLVDSDRVCVTNVNRQLMATTKTVGQVKVEVLKNRLLEINPHANIVALQDIYEEANTDKFQLDTFDYIIDAIDSLENKMQLLWHATRTKATVFSSMGAALKMDPTRTKVAEFWKVAGCPLARALRDKFKKKKMALKKKVLCVYSDELLKNRGKNSSCGTDACMCPKVRHERSEAELQNANLVDHEWCSSKAQINGTMAHSTAIFGFMIAGLVMQDIYKKALASAE, translated from the coding sequence ATGGGAATCGAGAAAGGCATCTTTAACCGCACATCGCTCTTGCTCGGGGACGACGTGATGGGCAACATCTACCAGAAGCGCGTCATCATCTTCGGTCTCGGCGGAGTCGGCAGCTGGTGCGCCGAAAGCCTGGTGCGTTCCGGCATCAAGGAACTCGTGCTCGTCGATTCTGACCGCGTGTGCGTCACCAACGTGAACCGCCAACTGATGGCCACCACGAAAACCGTGGGGCAAGTCAAAGTCGAAGTCCTCAAAAACCGTCTGCTCGAAATCAACCCGCACGCCAACATTGTCGCATTGCAAGACATCTACGAAGAAGCGAATACGGACAAATTCCAACTGGACACCTTCGACTACATCATCGATGCCATCGACAGCCTCGAAAACAAGATGCAGCTGTTGTGGCACGCCACGCGCACCAAGGCCACGGTATTTTCTTCAATGGGGGCAGCCCTCAAGATGGACCCCACACGAACCAAGGTCGCCGAATTCTGGAAGGTCGCCGGTTGCCCGCTCGCCCGCGCGCTCCGCGACAAGTTCAAGAAAAAGAAAATGGCACTCAAGAAAAAGGTGCTGTGCGTCTACAGCGACGAACTCCTGAAAAACCGCGGCAAGAATTCCTCTTGTGGCACCGACGCCTGCATGTGCCCCAAGGTGCGCCACGAAAGGAGCGAAGCCGAACTCCAGAATGCAAACCTGGTCGATCACGAATGGTGCAGCAGCAAGGCGCAAATCAACGGCACCATGGCACACTCCACCGCTATTTTTGGATTCATGATTGCGGGCCTCGTGATGCAGGACATCTACAAAAAGGCCTTAGCCAGCGCGGAGTAA
- a CDS encoding aminotransferase class V-fold PLP-dependent enzyme: MIDANFNAEKVRSEFPMLVAGDNGAKPLAFLDSTATTQKPACVIDAMDDFYREHYSSVKRGVYRLSARTTEAFEATRKNVAKFINAKTEDEIVFTRGTTESINLVAWSYGRKFFEAGDDILISGLEHHANIVSWQLVAEMKGAKIKVIPVLDNGDLDLAALPGLLNARTKMVAVAHVSNSVGTVNPIAEIIATVRKLAPQAKILIDAAQSSSHIKIDVQKLDCDFLAFSGHKMYGPTGVGVLYGKYEVLDSMPPWHGGGEMIKNVTFEKTTYADVPARFEAGTPMIAEVIGLGKAIEWINEVGIENIRKHEEEITQYALEQLAQIPQVKIFGNPKERGALISVTLDGIAVSDAAMILDEENVAVRSGHHCAQPVMDRFGVDATLRLSFGAYTLKRDIDRFVAGIKRVLRLFG; encoded by the coding sequence CAGGCGACAACGGCGCAAAGCCCTTGGCATTCCTCGACAGCACGGCCACCACGCAAAAGCCCGCATGCGTCATCGACGCGATGGACGACTTTTACCGCGAGCACTACAGTTCCGTGAAGCGCGGCGTGTACCGTCTGAGCGCCCGCACCACCGAAGCATTCGAAGCAACGCGCAAGAATGTCGCAAAATTTATTAACGCGAAGACCGAAGACGAAATCGTGTTCACCCGCGGCACCACCGAAAGCATCAATCTGGTGGCGTGGAGCTACGGCCGCAAGTTCTTCGAGGCGGGCGACGATATTCTGATTAGCGGCCTGGAGCACCATGCAAACATCGTGAGCTGGCAGCTCGTTGCCGAAATGAAGGGTGCGAAAATCAAGGTGATTCCCGTTTTGGACAACGGCGATCTGGATTTGGCAGCACTTCCCGGTTTGTTGAATGCGCGCACCAAGATGGTGGCTGTCGCCCACGTGAGCAATTCCGTCGGTACCGTGAACCCGATTGCAGAAATCATCGCGACCGTCCGCAAGCTCGCCCCGCAGGCAAAGATTCTGATTGACGCCGCCCAGAGTTCGAGCCACATCAAGATTGACGTGCAGAAGCTGGACTGCGACTTTTTGGCATTTAGCGGACACAAGATGTACGGCCCCACAGGCGTGGGCGTACTCTACGGCAAGTATGAAGTTCTCGACAGCATGCCCCCTTGGCACGGCGGCGGCGAAATGATCAAGAACGTGACTTTTGAAAAGACGACTTACGCCGACGTTCCCGCACGCTTTGAGGCAGGCACGCCCATGATTGCCGAAGTCATCGGGCTCGGCAAGGCCATTGAATGGATTAATGAAGTCGGCATCGAGAACATCCGCAAGCACGAAGAAGAAATTACGCAGTATGCGCTGGAACAGCTTGCGCAAATCCCGCAGGTAAAAATTTTCGGGAACCCGAAGGAACGCGGCGCCCTCATCAGCGTTACGCTGGACGGCATCGCCGTCAGCGACGCCGCCATGATTCTCGACGAAGAGAACGTTGCAGTGCGTAGCGGGCACCACTGCGCCCAACCCGTGATGGACCGCTTCGGCGTCGACGCCACGCTTCGACTCAGCTTCGGCGCGTACACCCTGAAGCGCGACATCGACCGCTTTGTCGCAGGCATCAAGCGCGTTCTCCGACTCTTCGGTTAA